One stretch of Verrucomicrobiota bacterium DNA includes these proteins:
- a CDS encoding type II toxin-antitoxin system PemK/MazF family toxin, with translation MRQWEIYLFPYRDEQPHPVVILSSDERCANEAIAHVNGLLCTSVRLNRELKRHEAGLDEADGLDWKTAVRCDFIYALPKNDFLEKRGEVSRLRRAAITRKLIDCLRLPLEF, from the coding sequence ATGAGGCAGTGGGAGATTTATCTTTTCCCGTATCGCGACGAACAACCGCATCCGGTGGTGATTCTTTCCAGTGACGAACGCTGTGCAAACGAAGCCATCGCTCACGTCAACGGCCTGCTTTGCACCTCGGTGCGGTTGAATCGTGAATTGAAGCGTCACGAGGCCGGTTTGGACGAAGCTGACGGGCTGGATTGGAAAACCGCCGTTCGCTGCGACTTTATCTACGCGTTGCCAAAAAATGATTTTCTTGAGAAGCGCGGCGAGGTAAGCCGGTTGCGGCGCGCCGCCATCACCCGCAAGCTGATTGATTGCCTGCGCCTGCCGCTTGAGTTTTGA
- the gcvH gene encoding glycine cleavage system protein GcvH — MSNIPSDLKYAKSHEWARVSGDIATVGITDHAQHELTDVVFVELPTVGRQVKAGEACAVVESVKTASDIYSPLSGEVTEVNKAVVDNPALVNTEPYDGGWFFKIKLSNVAELNSLLTPESYKAQIGG, encoded by the coding sequence ATGAGCAATATTCCGTCCGATTTGAAATATGCCAAGTCCCACGAATGGGCGCGTGTCAGCGGCGACATCGCCACCGTCGGCATCACCGACCACGCGCAGCATGAACTGACCGACGTCGTCTTCGTCGAACTGCCAACCGTGGGGCGACAGGTCAAGGCCGGTGAGGCTTGCGCTGTCGTTGAATCCGTCAAAACCGCCAGCGATATTTATTCGCCCCTGAGCGGAGAAGTCACTGAAGTTAACAAAGCTGTCGTGGACAATCCGGCTTTGGTAAACACTGAACCATACGACGGTGGGTGGTTTTTCAAAATCAAGTTGAGCAACGTGGCGGAGCTCAATTCCCTCCTCACGCCGGAAAGCTACAAGGCGCAGATTGGTGGATAA
- the gcvT gene encoding glycine cleavage system aminomethyltransferase GcvT — MLKRTSLFAAHQKLGAKLIDFGGWEMPVQYTSIIDEHQAVRNAAGIFDISHMGEVTVSGAGATDFLNSVLTNDIRKLAPGGGQYTLMCNERGGVIDDLYAYQLSGGVYLLIINASRIEADVAWLQAQAAKFPRSGELRLTDASHNYAAIAVQGPRVKEFINDCVPGASVSAMRVNCATDLKKNEIGGFKFGAASVLVSRTGYTGEDGFEIVGGDATIVQIWETVLAKGQPFGIKPAGLGARDTLRTEVCYPLYGHELDEKTTPMEAGVGFFVSLDKGEFKGRSVLAAQKAGGVSKKLIAFKMTGRSAPPRPHYPIWINDTKVGEVTSGTQSPSLSIGIGMGYVPPESAKPGMGIEIEIRSKRSTAVVVPKPIYRKG; from the coding sequence ATGCTCAAACGCACGTCCCTTTTCGCCGCTCACCAAAAACTGGGCGCCAAGCTCATCGACTTCGGCGGCTGGGAAATGCCGGTGCAATACACCAGCATCATTGACGAACACCAGGCCGTGCGCAACGCCGCCGGGATTTTCGACATCTCGCACATGGGCGAAGTCACCGTGAGCGGCGCGGGCGCAACCGACTTCCTGAATTCAGTTCTCACGAACGACATCCGCAAACTCGCACCTGGTGGCGGCCAATACACCTTGATGTGCAACGAGCGCGGAGGTGTGATCGACGACCTTTACGCCTACCAGCTTTCCGGCGGCGTTTATCTGCTCATCATCAACGCCTCGCGCATCGAGGCCGATGTCGCGTGGTTGCAGGCGCAGGCCGCGAAGTTTCCGAGATCGGGTGAACTGCGGCTCACCGATGCCTCACACAACTACGCCGCCATCGCGGTGCAAGGCCCGCGCGTGAAAGAGTTCATTAACGACTGCGTTCCGGGCGCTTCCGTCTCGGCCATGCGTGTCAACTGCGCGACGGACTTGAAGAAAAACGAGATCGGCGGTTTCAAGTTCGGCGCCGCCAGCGTGCTGGTGTCGCGCACCGGTTACACGGGCGAGGACGGTTTTGAAATTGTCGGCGGAGACGCAACCATCGTTCAAATCTGGGAAACCGTGCTCGCTAAAGGTCAGCCGTTCGGTATCAAGCCAGCCGGCCTCGGAGCGCGCGACACGTTGCGCACGGAAGTGTGTTACCCACTTTACGGTCATGAACTGGATGAAAAGACGACGCCGATGGAAGCCGGCGTTGGTTTTTTTGTTTCGCTGGATAAAGGCGAATTCAAAGGCCGTTCCGTTCTAGCAGCACAAAAGGCTGGTGGCGTGAGCAAGAAGCTCATTGCGTTCAAGATGACCGGTCGATCCGCGCCGCCGCGGCCACATTATCCGATCTGGATCAACGATACAAAAGTCGGCGAAGTAACGAGCGGCACGCAAAGTCCGTCATTAAGTATTGGCATCGGCATGGGTTACGTGCCGCCAGAGTCGGCTAAACCAGGGATGGGGATTGAAATTGAAATCCGCAGCAAGCGATCAACTGCTGTCGTCGTCCCCAAGCCAATCTACCGAAAAGGTTGA
- a CDS encoding FAD-dependent oxidoreductase, whose product MAKVIAEMLIESAPMELPDTKTLKLKWPEGYDVEFKTGQFITVYWPDTPNYKRPYSLSSCALDRGFYEVTIKREGKMGTRIVDWAKVGDKMGVLPPAGKFLPVLEPNKHLICIAGGSGVTPFRGFVREATRRKLETRITILYSVRTTNDIIFNNEFQQLEKENPNFKFLVTCTRLSPTDPWPGRRGRIDAAWVKQHIVDQPNTVFYACGPTELVENTEHLVVTDMGIPKTQMFTEKWG is encoded by the coding sequence ATGGCCAAAGTAATCGCCGAAATGTTGATCGAGTCTGCACCCATGGAGCTGCCGGACACCAAAACTCTGAAACTCAAATGGCCGGAGGGTTACGATGTGGAGTTCAAGACCGGCCAGTTCATCACGGTCTATTGGCCGGACACGCCCAACTATAAACGTCCGTACTCGCTTTCGTCGTGCGCGCTCGATCGCGGCTTTTATGAAGTGACCATCAAACGGGAGGGCAAGATGGGCACGCGCATCGTGGATTGGGCCAAGGTCGGCGACAAAATGGGCGTGCTGCCGCCGGCGGGAAAATTTCTGCCCGTTCTTGAACCGAACAAACATCTGATCTGTATTGCCGGCGGTTCGGGAGTGACGCCGTTCCGCGGTTTTGTGCGCGAAGCCACGCGCCGCAAACTGGAAACGAGGATCACGATTCTTTACAGCGTGCGAACGACCAACGACATCATTTTCAACAACGAATTCCAGCAGTTGGAAAAGGAGAATCCGAACTTCAAATTTCTTGTCACCTGCACCCGCCTCTCGCCCACCGATCCCTGGCCGGGCCGGCGCGGACGCATCGACGCAGCGTGGGTGAAGCAGCATATCGTCGATCAGCCCAACACCGTCTTTTACGCCTGCGGCCCCACCGAGCTGGTGGAGAACACCGAACACCTGGTCGTAACAGACATGGGAATTCCCAAGACACAAATGTTCACAGAAAAATGGGGATGA
- a CDS encoding PQQ-like beta-propeller repeat protein gives MKTKSLFVGCVVLAGALVGFAADWTQFRGPNHDSTSPEKILKKWPADGPRQLWKAPLTDGFSSFTVSHGRAFSLVQRSVEGANQEVCVALDADTGKELWAVPLGIAKYDGGGDSGTKDNSGGDGPRSTPTVDGGKVYAFSGKLVLYCLDAADGKTIWKKDLIAEHAGQNIRWQNAASPLIDGDLLFVAGGGPEQSLLALNKTDGRVVWKGQTEIMTHSTPVAATIHGVRQVVFFVQSGLVSVNEQTGDLVWKQPFKYSTSTAMTPIVAGDIVYCSAGYGVGSGAYKISKSGNAFSATQIWFQPANVINNHWSTPVYKDGYLYGLFGFKEHGKCPLKCVELATGKVIWSQEGFGPGGCILVDGALLVLGDAGQLVLVEATPKAYTEIARAKVLTGKCWSTPIVSNGRIYARSTKEGVCLDVSPQVSQR, from the coding sequence ATGAAAACCAAGTCACTGTTTGTTGGTTGTGTCGTTTTAGCCGGCGCCCTGGTTGGCTTCGCCGCCGACTGGACGCAATTTCGCGGGCCGAATCACGACAGCACTTCGCCGGAAAAGATTTTGAAGAAGTGGCCCGCCGATGGGCCGCGGCAATTATGGAAAGCGCCGCTCACCGACGGTTTCAGTTCATTCACCGTGAGTCATGGGCGGGCGTTCAGCCTCGTGCAGCGTTCCGTCGAGGGCGCGAACCAGGAAGTGTGCGTCGCGCTCGACGCCGACACCGGCAAGGAACTTTGGGCCGTACCATTGGGGATTGCCAAGTATGACGGCGGCGGAGACTCCGGCACCAAAGACAACAGCGGCGGCGATGGCCCGCGTTCCACACCGACGGTTGACGGGGGCAAGGTTTACGCGTTCTCCGGTAAATTGGTTCTTTATTGTCTGGACGCGGCCGATGGCAAAACGATTTGGAAGAAGGACTTGATTGCCGAACACGCCGGTCAAAACATCCGTTGGCAAAATGCCGCGTCGCCCTTGATTGACGGCGACTTGCTCTTCGTTGCGGGCGGCGGACCGGAACAATCGTTGTTGGCCCTCAACAAGACCGATGGCCGCGTGGTTTGGAAAGGGCAGACGGAAATAATGACTCATTCCACACCGGTGGCCGCCACGATTCACGGAGTGCGGCAGGTCGTGTTCTTCGTGCAAAGCGGGTTGGTTTCCGTCAACGAGCAAACCGGCGACCTGGTGTGGAAGCAACCGTTCAAATACAGCACCTCCACGGCAATGACGCCGATCGTGGCCGGGGATATTGTTTATTGTTCGGCGGGTTACGGCGTTGGTTCGGGCGCGTACAAAATCAGCAAGTCGGGGAACGCTTTTTCTGCGACGCAAATCTGGTTTCAACCGGCGAACGTCATCAACAATCACTGGAGTACGCCGGTGTATAAAGACGGATATCTCTACGGTTTGTTTGGCTTCAAGGAACATGGCAAGTGTCCGCTGAAATGCGTCGAGCTGGCTACCGGCAAGGTGATCTGGTCGCAAGAAGGCTTCGGACCAGGGGGTTGCATCCTGGTGGACGGCGCCCTCCTGGTGCTTGGCGATGCTGGACAACTCGTGTTGGTGGAGGCGACACCCAAAGCCTACACTGAAATCGCGCGCGCCAAGGTGCTGACCGGCAAATGCTGGAGCACCCCGATTGTGAGCAATGGCCGCATCTATGCGCGAAGCACCAAGGAAGGTGTCTGCCTCGATGTCTCTCCCCAAGTATCGCAGAGATAA
- a CDS encoding ParA family protein, whose translation MSTKVIAVANQKGGVGKTTTAVNLAACLAAVGKRVLLLDFDPQGNATSGLGLEKTEGASAYLPLMGGESLLEKIKQTAFERLELIPSEVDLCGADIELARMENHLQRLVRALKPVLESERFDLVLVDCPPSLGILTLNAFAAADGLLVPLQCEYYALEGISMINRIMNQLRDTGVNPRLELLGVVMTMFDGRTNLSNQVVGEVRQHFGERVFETVIPRSTRLAEAPSFGKPIIYYDKYSSGAAAYEVFTQEFLRRLQI comes from the coding sequence GTGTCAACCAAAGTCATCGCGGTCGCGAACCAAAAGGGGGGCGTGGGCAAGACGACGACGGCTGTCAACCTCGCGGCCTGCCTGGCGGCGGTGGGCAAACGGGTGCTGCTGCTGGACTTCGATCCGCAAGGAAACGCGACCAGCGGTCTGGGCCTGGAAAAAACGGAGGGTGCCAGCGCCTATTTGCCGCTGATGGGCGGAGAAAGTCTGCTCGAAAAAATAAAACAGACTGCCTTCGAACGGTTGGAGCTGATTCCCAGCGAAGTTGATTTGTGCGGGGCGGACATTGAACTGGCGCGCATGGAGAATCATTTGCAACGGTTGGTGCGCGCGTTGAAACCCGTGTTGGAGTCCGAACGGTTTGATTTGGTTTTGGTGGATTGTCCGCCTTCGCTGGGGATTCTCACGCTGAACGCGTTTGCGGCGGCGGACGGCTTGCTGGTGCCGCTGCAATGCGAGTATTACGCGCTGGAAGGCATCTCGATGATCAACCGGATCATGAATCAGTTGCGCGACACCGGCGTGAACCCGCGCCTGGAACTGCTGGGCGTTGTGATGACGATGTTCGACGGGCGCACCAATCTGTCGAACCAGGTGGTGGGCGAGGTGCGCCAGCATTTCGGCGAGCGCGTGTTTGAGACCGTCATCCCGCGCAGCACGCGTCTGGCCGAAGCGCCCAGTTTCGGCAAACCGATCATTTATTACGACAAATACAGCAGTGGCGCGGCGGCGTATGAGGTGTTTACGCAGGAATTCTTGAGGCGGCTGCAGATATGA
- the raiA gene encoding ribosome-associated translation inhibitor RaiA: MKLILSTHNVTLTKAIEDHILARIDKLEHLDRFAINARVTLEHDNTKAADRQFSCSMRLAVRGPDLFAEDAESDLYAAIDLVTKKIQQQIRKRHSKHKARKHTEAARTKRRRQESEI, from the coding sequence ATGAAATTGATTCTATCCACGCACAACGTGACACTGACCAAGGCGATCGAAGACCACATTCTCGCACGAATCGATAAACTGGAGCACCTGGACCGCTTTGCCATCAACGCGCGCGTCACCCTCGAACACGACAACACCAAAGCCGCTGACCGTCAGTTTTCCTGTTCCATGCGCCTGGCGGTGCGCGGCCCGGATCTTTTTGCTGAAGATGCCGAAAGCGACCTTTACGCGGCCATCGACCTGGTGACCAAAAAAATCCAACAACAAATCCGCAAGCGGCATAGCAAACACAAAGCCCGCAAACACACCGAAGCCGCCCGCACCAAGCGTCGCCGTCAGGAATCGGAGATATGA
- a CDS encoding amidohydrolase family protein: protein MPHNPQPSTHNSQRILRARIILPVARPLIENGAVCISDNRITAVGRWSDFSPPARVQVVDLGEMILLPGLVNAHCHLDYTDMAGQFRPSKSFTDWIKLITTSKAGWSYADFAQSWLHGAQMLIRTGTTTVADIEAVPELLPDVWNATPLRVFSFLEMTGIKSRRLPRAILQEAANKITSLAAERGRVGLSPHAPYSTVPELMWHCADVARKRNWRLTTHVAESATEFEMFMHARGEMFDWLRRNQRDMSDCGGVSPVQHLERNGLLAENLLAVHANYLDQEDATLLAERQVSVVHCPRSHDFFEHQTFPRPELAAARVNLCLGTDSLATVRKRRGQSLELNLFEEMRAFSARALDQSPESVLRIATLNGARALGMTGQIGELSENAFADLIAIPHAGKTATSYDTVLQHTGGAAASMIDGQWALAPGQ from the coding sequence GTGCCGCACAATCCTCAACCTTCAACTCACAACTCTCAACGGATTCTTCGCGCCCGCATCATTCTGCCGGTTGCGCGCCCGCTGATCGAAAATGGCGCCGTCTGCATTTCCGACAATCGTATCACGGCAGTTGGGCGCTGGAGCGATTTCTCACCGCCTGCGCGGGTTCAAGTTGTCGATCTCGGCGAAATGATTTTGCTGCCCGGACTCGTCAATGCCCATTGCCATCTGGATTACACGGACATGGCAGGTCAATTCCGCCCGTCCAAAAGTTTCACCGACTGGATCAAACTCATCACCACGAGCAAGGCTGGCTGGTCCTACGCTGATTTCGCGCAATCCTGGCTGCACGGCGCGCAGATGCTCATCCGCACCGGCACGACCACCGTGGCGGACATCGAAGCGGTGCCGGAACTCCTGCCTGACGTTTGGAATGCCACCCCGCTACGCGTTTTTTCTTTTTTGGAAATGACCGGGATCAAAAGCCGCCGCCTACCGCGCGCCATCTTGCAGGAAGCGGCGAACAAAATCACGTCTCTCGCTGCCGAGCGGGGCCGCGTTGGACTCTCGCCGCACGCTCCTTACTCCACCGTGCCAGAGTTGATGTGGCATTGTGCGGACGTCGCCCGCAAACGGAACTGGCGTTTGACCACCCACGTCGCCGAATCGGCGACCGAGTTTGAAATGTTCATGCACGCTCGCGGGGAAATGTTCGACTGGCTGCGCCGCAACCAGCGCGACATGTCCGACTGCGGCGGCGTTTCGCCCGTGCAACATCTTGAGCGAAATGGTTTGTTGGCTGAAAATCTTCTCGCCGTCCACGCCAACTATCTCGATCAAGAGGACGCGACACTTTTGGCTGAACGACAAGTGAGCGTGGTGCATTGCCCGCGCAGTCATGACTTCTTTGAACATCAAACGTTTCCGCGCCCGGAATTGGCCGCCGCCCGCGTCAACCTTTGCCTCGGCACGGACAGCCTGGCCACTGTGCGCAAACGCCGCGGCCAGTCCTTGGAACTAAACCTGTTTGAGGAAATGCGCGCGTTCTCCGCCCGTGCGCTAGACCAGTCGCCCGAATCCGTTCTGCGAATTGCCACACTCAATGGAGCGCGGGCGCTGGGCATGACGGGCCAAATCGGCGAGCTTTCTGAAAACGCGTTCGCCGATCTGATTGCCATTCCGCACGCCGGAAAAACTGCGACCAGCTATGACACGGTGCTGCAACATACTGGCGGAGCGGCTGCCAGCATGATTGACGGCCAATGGGCGCTTGCCCCGGGTCAATAG
- a CDS encoding 8-amino-7-oxononanoate synthase produces MNDFDNELNQRLNAIREQGLYRELRRIDSPQSPRIEFNGQSLLNFSSNDYLGLANDPALKEAAIKAVEKFGAGSGASRLVCGSLAPHHALEEALATFKGTEAALTFSSGYAAATGTICALLGKEDVLVTDKQVHACLVDAARLCGAQRRIFAHNDLNDLEDILRWSSSFSLSADTLRRDLQRPRVLIVTESVFSMDGDFSPLREIVELKEKYGAWLMVDEAHATGVHGPNRRGLAEELGVSDRIDIQMGTLGKALGSAGGFICGSRVLIDFLINRARSFIFSTAPVPAAAAAASAGIKFVQSNEGAKRAETLWRHVHHVGDDVRSLKLLREKSQRLLTSSPAKKGSAILPLIIGDEVEAVATAAALREQGIFIPAIRYPTVARGSARLRITLTAAHSSEEVGELTSALSQIVNRDS; encoded by the coding sequence ATGAACGATTTTGACAACGAATTAAATCAGCGCCTCAACGCGATCCGCGAACAAGGACTGTATCGCGAGTTGCGGCGCATCGACTCGCCACAATCCCCGCGCATCGAATTCAACGGCCAATCACTGCTGAACTTTTCTTCCAACGATTACCTCGGTCTGGCCAACGATCCGGCGTTGAAAGAGGCTGCCATCAAAGCCGTTGAAAAATTTGGCGCGGGCAGTGGTGCGTCGCGGCTGGTCTGCGGTTCGCTCGCTCCGCATCACGCATTGGAGGAAGCGCTGGCCACGTTCAAAGGCACCGAAGCCGCCCTGACTTTTTCCTCCGGTTACGCTGCCGCGACCGGCACCATCTGCGCCTTGCTCGGCAAAGAGGACGTCCTTGTCACCGACAAGCAGGTGCATGCCTGTCTCGTCGATGCCGCGCGGCTTTGTGGCGCGCAACGCCGCATCTTCGCCCACAACGATTTGAACGACCTCGAAGATATTCTTCGTTGGAGTTCAAGCTTTAGCTTGTCCGCGGACACGCTGAGACGTGACCTCCAACGACCGCGCGTGCTGATCGTCACCGAAAGTGTCTTTTCCATGGACGGCGATTTCTCGCCGCTCCGCGAAATCGTCGAGTTGAAGGAAAAATACGGCGCGTGGTTGATGGTGGACGAAGCCCACGCCACCGGTGTCCACGGCCCGAATCGACGCGGCCTCGCCGAGGAACTCGGCGTGAGCGATCGCATCGACATCCAGATGGGCACGCTCGGCAAGGCTTTGGGTTCAGCGGGCGGATTCATCTGCGGCTCGCGCGTGCTCATCGACTTTCTGATCAATCGCGCCCGCAGCTTTATTTTCTCCACTGCCCCCGTGCCAGCCGCCGCTGCCGCGGCGAGTGCCGGGATCAAGTTTGTTCAATCCAACGAAGGAGCAAAGCGTGCCGAGACGTTGTGGCGTCACGTTCATCATGTAGGAGACGACGTGAGGAGTCTCAAACTTCTCCGGGAGAAAAGCCAGAGACTCCTCACGTCGTCTCCTGCGAAAAAGGGAAGTGCCATCCTACCGCTCATCATCGGTGATGAAGTCGAAGCCGTCGCAACTGCCGCCGCGTTGCGCGAGCAGGGAATCTTCATCCCCGCCATCCGTTATCCCACCGTCGCGCGCGGCTCCGCCCGCCTGCGGATCACGCTGACCGCGGCGCATTCGAGCGAGGAGGTTGGAGAATTGACGTCCGCGTTGTCTCAAATCGTAAATCGCGATTCGTAA
- a CDS encoding aminotransferase class III-fold pyridoxal phosphate-dependent enzyme yields the protein MNRLAQLDHQFIWHPFTQMRDWLKREPIVIVSGKGAVLRDVHGKEYLDANSSIWTNLHGHNHPKINAAIQRQLKKIAHSSALGLANEPASLLAAKLVGEANRIYDLRSRIYDRICKSARKSQIENRTLAKVFFSDDGSTAMEVALKLAYEFARRTRGWSSRFSVSPNKLKLELQPKFLSLADAYHGDTVGAVSLGHIDLFHKAYAGLLFKSDNVMSPYCYRCPFNRAKPERADAREYRKCNWECVGKVEQKFSVQKKKGNPYAAMVVEPLIQGAAGMIPQPSGWLRRVAEIVGGNGAQLIADEVMTGFGRTGQLSTLNSQLSTSLFACHHEGVQPDFMALAKGLTGGYLPMAATLTTQKVFDAFLGEYEEFKTFFHGHSFTANQLGASAALASLDILTSKESLVARAALQAGLRGELASLWSLPHVGDIRQVGLIVGVELVKNWRMREPFDLRARAGIRVCEAMAKRGVLTRPVGNIIVLMPPYCTTVRQVRRMVSALREAIEEVL from the coding sequence ATGAATCGGCTCGCCCAACTCGATCACCAGTTCATTTGGCATCCCTTCACCCAGATGCGCGACTGGCTCAAGCGCGAGCCAATCGTAATCGTGTCTGGCAAGGGCGCAGTGCTGCGCGATGTCCACGGCAAGGAATATCTCGATGCCAACTCGTCCATTTGGACCAACCTGCACGGGCACAACCATCCGAAGATCAACGCGGCGATTCAGCGCCAGTTGAAAAAAATCGCGCACTCCTCGGCGCTTGGCCTGGCGAACGAACCGGCGTCGCTTCTTGCCGCCAAACTCGTCGGTGAAGCCAACCGGATTTACGATTTACGATCTAGGATTTACGATCGGATCTGCAAATCAGCGCGTAAATCACAAATCGAAAATCGTACATTGGCGAAGGTCTTCTTCAGCGACGACGGTTCGACCGCCATGGAAGTCGCGCTCAAACTCGCTTATGAATTCGCCCGTCGCACTCGTGGTTGGAGTTCACGCTTCAGCGTGTCCCCGAACAAGCTGAAGCTTGAACTCCAACCCAAATTTCTTTCGCTCGCGGACGCATATCATGGCGACACGGTAGGCGCGGTTTCGCTCGGCCACATTGACCTGTTTCATAAAGCGTACGCTGGTTTGCTCTTCAAGTCGGACAACGTCATGTCGCCCTACTGCTACCGTTGCCCGTTCAACCGCGCCAAGCCGGAGCGTGCCGACGCGCGCGAATATCGCAAGTGCAACTGGGAATGCGTCGGCAAGGTGGAACAAAAATTCTCGGTGCAAAAGAAAAAGGGCAATCCGTACGCCGCCATGGTCGTCGAGCCGCTGATTCAAGGCGCGGCGGGAATGATACCGCAGCCGAGCGGCTGGTTGCGTCGCGTGGCGGAAATTGTTGGTGGCAACGGCGCGCAGTTGATCGCCGATGAAGTGATGACGGGGTTTGGCCGAACGGGCCAACTCTCAACTCTCAACTCTCAACTCTCAACCTCCCTGTTCGCCTGTCACCATGAAGGCGTTCAACCCGATTTCATGGCGCTCGCCAAAGGGCTGACTGGCGGTTATCTCCCAATGGCCGCGACGCTGACGACACAGAAAGTGTTCGATGCCTTCCTCGGTGAATACGAGGAATTCAAAACCTTCTTTCACGGCCACAGTTTCACCGCCAACCAACTTGGCGCGAGCGCGGCCCTTGCGTCCCTGGACATTCTGACCAGCAAGGAGTCCTTGGTCGCGCGCGCCGCCTTGCAGGCTGGGCTGCGCGGCGAACTAGCGTCCTTGTGGTCCCTTCCGCATGTCGGGGACATCCGCCAAGTGGGACTCATTGTCGGCGTGGAACTGGTCAAGAACTGGCGCATGCGCGAACCGTTCGACCTGCGCGCGCGCGCGGGTATCCGAGTCTGCGAAGCAATGGCAAAGCGCGGCGTGCTGACGCGACCGGTCGGAAACATCATCGTGCTCATGCCGCCATATTGCACGACCGTGAGGCAGGTGCGGAGGATGGTCAGTGCTTTGCGCGAGGCGATTGAAGAAGTGCTTTAG